A region of Leclercia adecarboxylata DNA encodes the following proteins:
- the arsH gene encoding arsenical resistance protein ArsH produces the protein MEQFPALNTECFDQHIAERLHLQEPPRILILYGSVRERSYSRFAAEEAGRLLTAMGAEVKLFNPSGLPLPDDAPDTHPKVTELRGLVRWCDGMVWSSPERHGAMSAVMKAQIDWIPLSEGAVRPSQGKTLAVMQVCGGSQSFNAVNQMRILGRWMRMFTIPNQSSVAKAWQEFDENGRMKPSSWYDRIVDVAEELFKITLLLKGQTGYLADRYSERKESHQELSSRVNQDKI, from the coding sequence ATGGAACAATTTCCTGCTCTAAATACTGAATGCTTTGATCAACACATTGCCGAACGCCTGCACCTGCAGGAGCCGCCACGGATTCTGATCCTATATGGCTCAGTAAGGGAACGCTCCTACAGCCGCTTCGCCGCGGAGGAAGCTGGTCGCCTGCTAACGGCGATGGGCGCGGAGGTAAAACTCTTTAACCCCTCCGGTTTACCCCTGCCGGATGATGCGCCGGACACGCATCCTAAAGTCACCGAGCTACGCGGTCTGGTCAGATGGTGTGACGGGATGGTGTGGAGTTCTCCGGAACGGCACGGGGCTATGAGCGCAGTTATGAAGGCACAGATTGACTGGATACCATTAAGTGAAGGGGCGGTTCGTCCTTCGCAGGGCAAAACACTTGCAGTTATGCAGGTCTGTGGCGGTTCACAGTCCTTCAATGCCGTGAATCAGATGCGTATTCTGGGCCGCTGGATGCGGATGTTTACGATCCCAAACCAATCATCAGTAGCCAAAGCCTGGCAAGAGTTCGACGAAAACGGCCGAATGAAACCTTCGTCATGGTATGACCGCATCGTCGATGTAGCCGAGGAACTGTTTAAAATCACATTACTGCTTAAGGGACAAACTGGTTATCTTGCGGATCGTTACAGCGAGCGAAAAGAGAGCCATCAGGAGCTTTCATCCCGTGTCAATCAGGACAAAATATAA
- a CDS encoding phage head spike fiber domain-containing protein, with amino-acid sequence MATLDDDLAKAVSEGFRLAQSSIINQDLILSGTGDVTVTLADGSKKTGPSWSKLIAAAMAAGTSAAAAEASAKNAKTSETNANSSKTAAATSEKNAKTSETNAKTSDTNAKTSETNAKTSETNAATSASSAAASLAAAQLLTSVPFETAPFPDVWLPLNDDMRLLAGSAPYDRLTISGQVLELATKSATLIRSTTAMYYDKSGILQNADINEPRFEREGLLIEGSSSNLYTYSEQWGAGQRVTTTNNSGDSPRGDKTMALIIEDTSGSEHYVQDRNITLTANTTYCYSVFVKAHTNSRLLYLRIASGSTSGVFFDPVAGAFVGSGGVGAQYVDRGFEVLSNGVYRVWMTFTAAASQSTVVRLQLAKDGVTASYTGDGVSGVYIWGAQLEPVPVMTSYIPTAASAVTRAADKLSLQPSGNVGYQLLGDAFNRTLAFEIAVNRYVTPSNNYADLIRATGSNNDIIFRAGASTLFTYIGGSGPSLPVTYPIDRKVYAQSVDANNTTSMYFDGKINSRTLAPVNPASKPTSIDIQGHPNVVYHIRNFRIWHRLLTLNQINGLR; translated from the coding sequence ATGGCCACACTTGATGACGATTTAGCAAAAGCCGTCTCGGAAGGGTTTCGCCTGGCGCAAAGCAGTATCATCAACCAGGATCTGATTTTATCCGGGACAGGTGACGTCACCGTAACCCTGGCTGACGGGTCTAAAAAAACAGGGCCGAGCTGGTCGAAGCTGATCGCTGCAGCGATGGCAGCAGGGACCAGCGCCGCAGCGGCGGAAGCGTCAGCGAAGAACGCAAAAACGTCAGAGACTAACGCGAACTCATCAAAAACCGCGGCGGCAACCTCAGAAAAAAATGCGAAAACATCTGAGACTAATGCTAAGACCTCAGATACCAACGCGAAAACCTCTGAGACGAACGCCAAAACGTCGGAGACTAACGCAGCCACCAGCGCCAGCAGTGCAGCAGCATCGCTGGCAGCCGCGCAGTTGCTGACGTCCGTGCCCTTCGAGACCGCGCCTTTCCCCGACGTTTGGTTGCCGCTCAATGATGACATGCGCCTGCTGGCCGGTTCCGCGCCTTATGACCGGCTGACTATTTCAGGACAAGTACTGGAGTTAGCAACAAAGTCAGCGACACTTATCCGCTCTACAACTGCAATGTATTACGATAAATCAGGTATCTTGCAAAATGCTGATATTAACGAACCTCGTTTCGAGCGTGAGGGCTTATTAATAGAGGGATCCAGTTCTAACTTATACACCTACTCTGAGCAATGGGGTGCAGGGCAGCGAGTTACTACAACGAATAATAGCGGCGACTCGCCTCGTGGCGATAAAACAATGGCGCTGATAATTGAGGACACATCGGGGAGTGAACATTACGTACAAGACCGTAATATCACTTTAACAGCCAACACAACATACTGTTACTCTGTATTTGTCAAAGCACATACAAACTCACGTCTTTTATATCTTCGGATTGCCTCTGGAAGTACGTCTGGAGTTTTCTTTGACCCAGTAGCAGGGGCATTTGTTGGAAGTGGTGGGGTGGGGGCTCAATATGTTGACCGTGGGTTTGAAGTGCTCAGTAATGGTGTCTATCGCGTCTGGATGACATTTACCGCTGCGGCGAGTCAAAGCACAGTTGTTCGCCTTCAATTAGCTAAGGACGGTGTAACCGCCAGTTACACCGGAGATGGTGTGTCTGGTGTATATATTTGGGGTGCGCAATTGGAGCCTGTACCCGTGATGACCAGTTATATTCCAACAGCCGCGTCCGCTGTAACAAGGGCTGCTGATAAGCTCTCATTACAACCGTCTGGTAATGTTGGATATCAACTTCTCGGGGATGCGTTCAACAGGACACTTGCATTTGAAATCGCTGTTAATAGATATGTCACGCCTAGTAATAATTACGCTGACCTTATCAGGGCGACAGGCTCCAACAACGATATTATATTTAGGGCCGGAGCATCTACCCTTTTCACATATATTGGTGGGAGCGGGCCATCTCTACCAGTTACATATCCAATCGATAGAAAAGTTTACGCACAATCTGTAGATGCCAACAATACGACTAGTATGTACTTCGATGGAAAAATTAACAGCAGAACATTAGCACCAGTAAATCCAGCGTCTAAACCGACGAGCATTGATATACAAGGGCACCCGAACGTTGTTTACCACATTCGCAACTTCCGTATCTGGCACCGCCTGCTGACTCTTAACCAAATTAATGGACTCCGCTAA
- a CDS encoding phage tail protein, which yields MSNTQIDAVLVRIGITGLQQQEKNGDIVGTTVTYHIDVAVDGGAYQTVLTKTVTEKLSSLYELTHRINLPKATTGWQIRVVRDTADSTSQMLQNKTQVQAITEVIDARLRYPHTALLYVSFNAKAFSNIPKISCKPKGRVIRIPQNYDPVARTYSGTWDGTFKWGWTNNPAWIWFDVLTEPRFGLGRRVTVDMLDKWELYRIAQRCDQKVPDGKGGTGTEPRFMFDVYIQSQADAWQVIKDIAAGFNGMTFWGNNMFNVVSDMPADTSKLQILTRASVVGKPTYSSGSEKTRFSSALINFSDPDNHYQDRTTAVMFPELVKQFKFKQTQLTAIGCTRESEAQRRGGWAVYSNSLDRIITLQTGLDGFAYVPGTVFAFADERVSGRVYGGRVIDYNAGLKAVTTDRGTSAVAGDTLMIRTQGGIMESRVIQAVNGTQLIVDRGFTATPAPNAVFVIDAGQLRLQYFRVTNLTFNDEENTYTITGAEYNASKYDAVDHNARLDIPPISLIPTGVVSQPGNIVVSSYESVRQGQRIATLTASWDVPLDKAGKPQADVIAYQAQWRRNDSEWVNVPQTGLRNIEVPGIFEGDYLVRVRAINSGGASSLWATSTLTHLKGRVGDVPKPVNFRTTPLLWGVQLDWDFPAGTGDTLQTEIQYSTVSTGANPMLLAGVPYPQQIYQQLGLKAGVGFWYRARLVDRTGNKSAWTDFIQGSSSSVAADYLVDIDNQIKQTDAYKNLVSEITDLGDDLKSAHDDIKTVTTESATTKAGLAQEVTDRKKAITDEAAARGQALLTEKNERLADISNVNQTIQTSTESLAQQIAQVSAGTGSQFDPAKIWYFDTSVEGWSGNGTPTIVDGWLRPANHATDPWVASPGALAINSSSYRFVKLRIRKFGAPGWTGQLRWRGTGGFNDTNMITVAEPAYDANGIATVEFDNIPWLTETTMNQFRVDLSTKQDATNYYLIDWVAVGRPTPGAGMAALQQETTARVTGDQAESTARETLAAQIRGGYTGDDPSKLASGLLYTERQARITAQEAEVTERKKLESTVNTNQASVTQELATLTTEQEAQATTLSGLQVTVGKNTADITSVTKAVADNNKAQTTALAAVKATTDKNTADISTETTARTDGDSALGRRIDSLKVDVDGNTASRDVGIVGNVTNALANFTAFSDQRVTFAVGETKTMAEITEARKTAADATSAVAEQVTTLKATVEQNGQTNAAAITRIDKAVTDLKSATATSIQQVTAAIGDTNASVQTTSQAVAGINDKLSAQWGVKVQVEANGVKRIAGIQLGIDATGSSNFLISADTFAVYNPTNNGQELVFAATGGQMFLRSVFIQDGSIDNGKIGNYIQSSNWDGTGNVGWHINKSGYATFNGVTVRGTIYATNGEFRGTIYATD from the coding sequence ATCAGCAATACCCAGATTGACGCTGTGCTGGTGCGCATTGGCATCACCGGGCTGCAGCAGCAGGAGAAGAACGGCGATATCGTGGGCACCACCGTCACGTATCACATCGACGTTGCGGTTGATGGCGGGGCATACCAGACAGTGCTCACCAAAACGGTAACGGAAAAGCTCAGTTCACTGTACGAGCTGACGCACCGTATCAATCTGCCCAAAGCTACCACTGGCTGGCAGATCCGCGTGGTTCGAGATACTGCCGACAGCACCAGCCAGATGTTGCAGAACAAAACGCAGGTGCAGGCCATCACTGAGGTGATCGACGCCCGTCTGCGCTATCCGCATACCGCGCTGCTGTATGTGTCATTCAACGCCAAAGCATTCAGTAACATCCCGAAGATATCCTGCAAGCCGAAAGGCCGGGTAATCCGCATCCCGCAGAACTATGATCCTGTTGCGCGTACGTACAGTGGCACATGGGACGGCACATTCAAGTGGGGCTGGACCAATAATCCAGCGTGGATCTGGTTTGACGTGCTGACCGAGCCGCGCTTTGGCCTGGGCCGCCGGGTAACGGTGGATATGCTCGATAAATGGGAGCTCTACCGCATTGCCCAGCGCTGTGACCAGAAAGTACCGGACGGGAAGGGCGGAACCGGCACAGAGCCGCGATTCATGTTTGACGTCTATATCCAGTCGCAGGCCGACGCGTGGCAGGTTATCAAGGATATCGCTGCTGGCTTCAACGGCATGACGTTCTGGGGCAACAACATGTTCAATGTTGTCTCTGATATGCCGGCAGACACGTCAAAGCTGCAGATCCTCACCCGCGCATCAGTGGTGGGCAAGCCAACGTATTCCAGCGGCAGCGAAAAGACGCGATTCTCCAGCGCGCTGATAAACTTCAGTGATCCGGATAACCATTACCAGGACCGCACCACCGCGGTGATGTTCCCGGAGCTGGTGAAGCAGTTTAAGTTCAAGCAGACCCAACTGACGGCCATCGGCTGTACACGCGAGAGCGAGGCACAGCGCCGCGGCGGGTGGGCGGTTTATTCTAACTCGCTGGACCGCATCATTACGCTGCAGACCGGGCTGGATGGCTTCGCCTATGTGCCAGGCACCGTCTTTGCCTTCGCTGACGAGCGCGTCTCAGGCCGGGTATATGGTGGGCGCGTCATTGACTATAACGCCGGGCTTAAGGCGGTAACAACCGATCGCGGTACCAGCGCCGTCGCGGGTGACACACTGATGATCCGCACCCAGGGCGGCATTATGGAAAGCCGGGTTATACAGGCGGTCAACGGCACGCAGTTGATTGTGGATCGGGGCTTCACTGCGACGCCAGCACCAAACGCCGTCTTCGTTATCGATGCCGGGCAGCTGCGCCTGCAGTACTTTCGCGTTACGAACCTGACGTTTAATGACGAGGAGAACACCTATACCATCACCGGCGCGGAATACAACGCATCGAAATATGATGCTGTCGACCACAACGCGCGGCTGGATATCCCACCGATCAGCCTCATCCCAACTGGGGTTGTCTCGCAGCCCGGCAATATTGTGGTGTCGAGTTACGAGTCGGTGCGTCAGGGCCAGCGCATAGCGACGCTGACTGCATCCTGGGATGTTCCGCTCGATAAAGCAGGAAAACCGCAGGCCGATGTGATCGCCTATCAGGCTCAGTGGCGCCGGAACGATAGCGAGTGGGTAAACGTCCCTCAGACTGGCCTTCGCAATATTGAGGTGCCCGGCATTTTTGAAGGTGATTACCTAGTGCGGGTCCGGGCGATAAACTCAGGCGGGGCGTCCAGCCTGTGGGCAACGTCAACGCTGACACACCTCAAAGGCCGTGTGGGCGATGTTCCAAAGCCAGTTAATTTCCGTACCACGCCTTTGCTCTGGGGCGTGCAGCTGGACTGGGATTTCCCTGCCGGCACTGGCGATACGCTGCAGACAGAAATTCAGTATTCTACAGTATCAACCGGCGCGAACCCGATGCTGCTGGCTGGCGTCCCATATCCCCAGCAAATCTACCAGCAGCTTGGGCTAAAGGCAGGGGTAGGTTTCTGGTACCGGGCGCGGCTGGTGGATCGCACCGGCAACAAGTCGGCCTGGACTGACTTCATTCAGGGCAGCAGCAGCTCGGTTGCCGCGGACTACCTGGTCGATATCGATAACCAAATCAAACAGACCGACGCCTATAAGAACCTGGTTTCGGAAATCACGGATCTGGGTGACGATCTCAAGTCTGCGCATGACGACATCAAAACGGTTACGACGGAATCGGCGACGACTAAAGCGGGCCTGGCTCAGGAGGTCACGGACCGTAAGAAAGCCATCACCGACGAGGCTGCCGCGCGCGGGCAGGCGCTGCTGACCGAGAAGAACGAGCGTCTGGCGGATATCAGCAACGTCAACCAGACGATTCAGACCAGCACCGAATCGCTGGCGCAGCAGATCGCCCAAGTGTCAGCCGGCACCGGCTCGCAGTTCGATCCGGCCAAAATCTGGTATTTCGATACATCAGTCGAGGGCTGGTCCGGGAACGGGACACCGACCATTGTCGATGGCTGGCTTCGTCCTGCTAACCATGCCACCGATCCGTGGGTGGCATCGCCGGGAGCACTGGCTATCAACTCCTCGTCCTATCGCTTCGTTAAACTCCGCATCAGGAAATTCGGTGCGCCAGGCTGGACGGGGCAGTTACGGTGGCGTGGTACTGGTGGTTTCAACGACACCAACATGATCACCGTCGCTGAGCCTGCCTATGACGCCAACGGTATCGCTACGGTGGAGTTCGACAATATCCCGTGGCTGACCGAAACCACGATGAATCAGTTCAGAGTGGACCTGTCCACCAAACAGGACGCGACGAACTATTACCTGATTGACTGGGTAGCGGTCGGGCGGCCAACGCCGGGGGCCGGGATGGCGGCGCTGCAGCAGGAAACGACAGCCCGTGTCACTGGCGACCAGGCGGAGTCCACAGCGCGCGAGACGCTGGCGGCGCAGATCCGGGGCGGCTATACCGGTGACGATCCGTCAAAACTGGCATCGGGTCTGCTGTACACCGAACGCCAGGCGCGCATTACGGCGCAGGAAGCGGAGGTGACAGAGCGGAAGAAACTGGAATCGACCGTTAACACTAATCAGGCATCTGTTACTCAGGAGCTGGCGACGCTGACGACAGAGCAGGAGGCCCAGGCCACCACGCTTTCGGGCCTGCAGGTTACCGTCGGCAAAAACACCGCAGATATCACCTCAGTCACCAAAGCCGTCGCTGATAACAACAAGGCGCAGACCACCGCGCTGGCTGCGGTTAAGGCCACGACCGACAAGAACACGGCGGATATCAGCACGGAAACCACGGCCCGTACGGATGGTGACAGCGCGCTGGGCCGCCGTATCGACAGTCTGAAGGTTGACGTGGACGGTAACACGGCCAGCCGTGATGTCGGTATTGTTGGTAACGTCACCAATGCGCTCGCCAACTTCACAGCGTTCTCGGATCAGCGCGTTACGTTCGCCGTTGGCGAAACAAAAACGATGGCGGAGATCACCGAAGCCCGGAAGACGGCCGCGGATGCCACAAGCGCCGTGGCGGAGCAGGTCACCACGCTTAAAGCTACGGTAGAGCAAAACGGCCAGACCAACGCCGCCGCCATCACGCGCATTGATAAAGCCGTTACGGATCTGAAGAGCGCTACCGCGACCAGCATTCAGCAGGTGACTGCTGCAATCGGCGATACCAATGCCAGTGTGCAGACGACCAGCCAGGCTGTTGCTGGCATTAACGATAAGCTGAGCGCGCAGTGGGGCGTTAAAGTTCAGGTGGAGGCGAACGGTGTTAAACGCATCGCCGGTATCCAGCTGGGCATTGATGCTACCGGCTCCTCTAACTTCCTCATCAGCGCAGACACGTTCGCGGTTTATAACCCGACCAATAACGGGCAGGAGTTGGTGTTTGCGGCGACCGGCGGACAGATGTTCCTGCGATCAGTGTTCATCCAGGACGGGTCCATCGATAACGGCAAGATCGGCAATTACATCCAGTCCAGCAACTGGGACGGGACGGGTAATGTCGGCTGGCATATCAATAAATCCGGGTATGCCACGTTTAACGGTGTAACCGTTCGCGGGACTATCTATGCCACCAACGGAGAGTTCAGAGGCACTATTTATGCTACGGATTGA
- the arsC gene encoding glutaredoxin-dependent arsenate reductase — protein MSNIIIYHNPACGTSRNTLEMIRNSGTEPTVIHYLENPPSRDELVKLIAAMGITVRALLRKNVEPYEVLGLAEDKFTDEQLIDFMLQHPILINRPIVVTPLGTRLCRPSEVVLDILQNAQKGAFSKEDGEKVVDAAGKRLK, from the coding sequence ATGAGCAACATCATCATTTATCACAACCCGGCCTGCGGCACATCGCGCAATACTCTGGAGATGATCCGCAACAGCGGTACTGAACCGACCGTGATCCATTATCTGGAAAATCCCCCTTCCCGCGACGAGCTGGTTAAACTCATTGCCGCTATGGGGATCACGGTGCGGGCGCTTTTGCGAAAAAATGTTGAGCCGTATGAAGTGCTGGGGCTTGCTGAAGATAAATTTACGGACGAGCAGTTAATCGACTTTATGCTGCAGCATCCGATCCTGATTAACCGTCCGATTGTGGTGACACCGCTGGGAACCCGGCTCTGCCGCCCTTCTGAGGTCGTCCTGGATATCCTTCAGAACGCTCAAAAAGGGGCTTTCTCCAAAGAAGATGGCGAAAAAGTCGTTGATGCGGCCGGGAAACGGCTGAAATAA
- a CDS encoding GNAT family N-acetyltransferase, translating to MHIINAEEQHITAIRCIYAHHVLHGTGSFETEPPDTQEMLARLKNVQSRGFPWYIAMQGEEVIGYCYISRYRERHAYRFTVENSVYIDPAYQRQGVGKALLDQALTWARSQGYRQMIAVVGDSANVASVALHLRAGFTEIGTLKDIGFKHGRWLDTVLLQRELGEGSSTLPDSSALVR from the coding sequence ATGCACATTATCAATGCTGAAGAGCAGCACATTACCGCAATACGCTGCATTTACGCTCACCATGTCTTGCACGGCACAGGCAGCTTTGAGACGGAACCCCCGGATACGCAGGAGATGCTTGCCCGGCTGAAAAACGTGCAGTCCCGGGGATTTCCTTGGTATATCGCCATGCAGGGGGAGGAGGTCATCGGCTACTGTTATATTTCCCGTTATCGCGAACGCCATGCCTACCGGTTCACGGTTGAAAACTCGGTGTACATCGATCCGGCCTATCAGCGGCAGGGCGTCGGAAAAGCTTTACTGGACCAGGCCTTAACATGGGCCCGGTCTCAGGGATATCGCCAGATGATAGCTGTTGTAGGGGATAGCGCGAACGTTGCGTCTGTGGCGTTGCATCTTCGCGCCGGATTTACTGAAATCGGTACGCTGAAGGACATCGGTTTCAAGCATGGCCGCTGGCTGGACACGGTGTTGCTGCAGCGAGAACTGGGGGAAGGGAGCAGCACGCTGCCGGACAGTTCGGCTCTTGTACGCTGA
- a CDS encoding tail fiber domain-containing protein: MTMRIDAAELTRSLGAWTSLVNDATLPGSGNTVFGGGFKSQYTVGGVEKMYAQLQAVKRIEWDYAIARLTVMQAAGGTDTAQNNYFDFMSNGNVQFGGKLVVGAPAVNSWWNAAQPHYSAYYAQTATDTPGNGAIGGLSWGYRHSGGYDLRSMWGNVGNGTVSWANTSLTQFGDSGAKIRYWYFTPANGDLVTSTSGDGGFVGNYTYQKAATSDATLKHDIAYDDGKASYENIRKLKPCTFVYNGDYLERVRRGIIAQDALRDIDSEYVKLVPAAPEFDEEGNRCDKDDTLALDNNVIQMDTALALHHAIAKIEALTMQVAQLQAEVQALKA, translated from the coding sequence ATGACAATGAGAATAGACGCGGCAGAACTGACAAGGTCATTGGGTGCATGGACGTCTCTGGTTAACGACGCCACACTACCTGGGTCCGGCAATACAGTTTTTGGGGGTGGCTTTAAGTCACAGTACACTGTGGGCGGCGTCGAGAAGATGTACGCCCAGCTCCAGGCCGTAAAACGCATTGAATGGGACTACGCAATCGCGAGATTAACGGTGATGCAGGCAGCAGGCGGTACGGATACGGCCCAGAACAACTACTTTGACTTTATGTCTAACGGCAACGTTCAGTTCGGCGGTAAGCTGGTGGTGGGTGCCCCCGCCGTAAACTCGTGGTGGAACGCTGCCCAGCCGCATTACTCGGCCTATTATGCCCAGACGGCGACTGACACCCCAGGTAATGGGGCCATCGGCGGGTTATCGTGGGGCTACCGTCACAGTGGGGGGTACGACCTCCGGTCTATGTGGGGTAACGTGGGTAACGGGACAGTGTCGTGGGCCAACACGTCTCTTACCCAGTTCGGCGACAGTGGAGCCAAGATACGATACTGGTACTTCACACCCGCCAACGGCGACCTAGTCACCTCAACCAGCGGGGATGGCGGCTTTGTGGGCAACTATACGTATCAGAAGGCCGCAACCTCAGATGCGACGTTGAAACACGATATTGCATATGACGACGGAAAAGCCTCTTACGAAAACATCAGGAAGCTGAAACCCTGTACGTTCGTGTATAACGGCGATTACTTAGAGCGTGTGCGCCGGGGGATCATAGCCCAGGACGCTTTGCGGGATATCGACAGCGAGTATGTGAAGCTGGTTCCCGCGGCGCCTGAGTTCGACGAAGAGGGAAATCGTTGTGATAAAGATGACACCCTGGCTTTGGATAACAACGTCATCCAGATGGATACCGCGCTGGCGCTGCATCACGCGATTGCCAAAATCGAGGCGCTGACCATGCAGGTCGCGCAGCTACAGGCTGAGGTTCAGGCGCTCAAAGCGTAA
- a CDS encoding transcriptional regulator, whose protein sequence is MLQPVQLFKILSDETRLAIVMLLRESGELCVCDICAATSESQPKISRHMAILREAGLLLDRREGKWIHYRLSPHIPAWAAETITTSWQCMREEVREWLDKSACTSC, encoded by the coding sequence ATGCTACAACCTGTTCAGCTTTTCAAAATCCTGTCGGATGAAACTCGGCTCGCCATCGTCATGCTTCTCCGGGAGTCCGGAGAACTGTGCGTCTGCGATATCTGCGCGGCCACCTCCGAATCGCAGCCCAAAATCTCGCGACATATGGCTATCCTGCGCGAAGCCGGGCTGCTTCTTGACCGTCGTGAAGGCAAATGGATCCATTATCGTCTGTCACCCCATATACCGGCATGGGCAGCTGAGACAATCACTACGTCCTGGCAGTGTATGCGGGAGGAAGTACGTGAATGGCTGGATAAATCAGCCTGCACCTCCTGCTGA
- a CDS encoding arsenic transporter: protein MLLAGSIFLLTLILVIWQPRGLSIGWSASIGAVLALVTGVIHIADIPVVWNIVWNATAAFIAVIIISLLLDESGFFEWAALHVSRWGNGRGRLLFTWIVLLGASVAALFANDGAALILTPIVIAMLLALGFNQGTTLAFVMAAGFIADTASLPLIVSNLVNIVSADFFGLGFTQYASVMIPVDVAAIASTLVMLHLFFRRDIPATYDISLLKTPASAIKDPATFRTGWIVLLLLLAGFFVLEPLGIPVSAIAAAGAIILFAVAKRGHAINTGKVLRGAPWQIVIFSLGMYLVVYGLRNAGLTEYLSAVLNVLADKGLWATTLGTGFLTAFLSSVMNNMPTVLVGALSIEGSTATGVIKEAMIYANVIGCDLGPKITPIGSLATLLWLHVLAQKNMTITWGYYFRAGIVMTLPVLFVTLAALALRLSVTM, encoded by the coding sequence ATGCTTTTGGCAGGGAGTATATTTTTACTGACGCTGATACTGGTGATCTGGCAACCCAGAGGCCTGAGTATTGGCTGGAGCGCAAGTATCGGGGCTGTGCTGGCGCTGGTAACCGGTGTCATCCATATCGCTGATATTCCCGTTGTCTGGAATATCGTCTGGAACGCGACAGCAGCATTTATTGCGGTCATCATCATCAGCCTGTTGCTCGATGAGTCCGGCTTCTTTGAATGGGCCGCATTGCACGTCTCCCGCTGGGGTAACGGACGTGGCCGCCTGCTGTTTACCTGGATAGTGTTGCTCGGTGCCTCTGTTGCTGCCTTGTTTGCCAATGACGGCGCCGCGCTGATCCTGACGCCGATTGTGATTGCGATGCTGCTTGCACTGGGGTTCAACCAGGGCACGACTCTGGCCTTTGTCATGGCCGCAGGATTTATCGCAGATACGGCCAGCCTGCCGCTTATTGTTTCTAACCTGGTGAATATCGTCTCGGCGGACTTTTTCGGTCTGGGCTTTACGCAGTATGCCTCCGTTATGATCCCTGTGGATGTGGCAGCGATTGCGTCCACCCTGGTCATGCTGCATCTCTTCTTCCGCAGGGATATTCCGGCCACGTATGATATTTCGCTGCTGAAGACGCCTGCCAGTGCGATAAAGGATCCGGCGACGTTCCGTACCGGCTGGATTGTTTTGCTCCTTCTGTTGGCCGGTTTCTTCGTGCTTGAGCCGCTCGGTATCCCCGTCAGCGCGATTGCGGCGGCAGGCGCAATCATACTGTTTGCCGTGGCGAAACGCGGCCATGCCATCAATACCGGTAAGGTGCTGCGTGGCGCGCCCTGGCAAATCGTCATCTTCTCGCTGGGGATGTACCTGGTGGTCTATGGTCTGCGCAATGCCGGACTGACGGAATACCTTTCCGCGGTACTGAACGTGCTGGCGGATAAAGGACTCTGGGCCACGACGCTGGGTACGGGCTTCCTGACGGCCTTCCTGTCTTCCGTCATGAACAACATGCCTACCGTGCTGGTTGGCGCGCTATCCATTGAGGGCAGCACCGCAACCGGCGTCATTAAAGAGGCGATGATCTATGCCAACGTGATTGGCTGCGATCTGGGGCCGAAAATCACGCCTATCGGCAGCCTGGCAACGCTGCTGTGGCTGCATGTCCTTGCACAGAAAAACATGACCATCACTTGGGGATATTATTTCCGCGCAGGGATCGTGATGACGCTGCCTGTGCTGTTTGTAACGCTGGCCGCGCTGGCGCTACGCCTCTCTGTCACTATGTAA